The following are from one region of the Treponema denticola genome:
- a CDS encoding acetate/propionate family kinase has protein sequence MKILVINCGSSSLKYQLIDMTNEDVLVKGLVERIGIEGSRIKHEKKGMDAVLIEEKMNDHKKAIQLVLEALIDKNHGVVKSMDEITAVGHRVVHGGEEFNKSVLLDDRVMAGIKECIDLAPLHNPANIMGIEACKALMPKTPMVAVFDTAFHQTMPAENYIYALPYEYYEKYKIRRYGFHGTSHRFVSEKASETLKNNSADFKVITCHLGNGSSLAAIKGGKCVDTSMGLTPLEGLVMGTRSGDLDPAILPFIMNKEKLSADEMSNVLNKKSGVFGISGVSSDFRDIETAAKEGNKRAQLALDVFCNRVRKYIASYAAQLGGVDALVFTAGIGENSIELREKICHGLEFLGVELDSEKNKVRGKLTDASKASSKVKVLIIPTNEELMIAKDTMALVK, from the coding sequence ATGAAGATATTGGTTATCAACTGCGGAAGCTCTTCTTTAAAGTATCAGCTCATTGATATGACTAACGAAGATGTTTTGGTAAAAGGCCTTGTCGAAAGAATCGGTATTGAAGGTTCGCGTATTAAGCATGAAAAAAAAGGAATGGATGCCGTTCTAATTGAAGAAAAAATGAATGACCACAAAAAAGCCATTCAGCTTGTTTTGGAAGCCCTAATCGATAAAAATCACGGTGTTGTAAAATCCATGGATGAGATTACGGCTGTAGGTCACAGGGTAGTTCACGGCGGAGAAGAATTCAATAAGTCCGTTCTTTTGGATGACAGGGTAATGGCCGGTATCAAAGAATGTATCGACCTTGCTCCCTTACATAACCCTGCAAATATTATGGGAATCGAGGCTTGTAAGGCTCTTATGCCGAAAACTCCGATGGTTGCGGTTTTTGATACGGCCTTCCATCAAACAATGCCGGCAGAAAACTATATCTATGCTCTTCCCTACGAATATTACGAAAAATATAAGATACGCCGCTACGGTTTCCACGGAACATCGCACCGCTTTGTTTCTGAAAAAGCCTCCGAAACCCTCAAAAATAATTCGGCCGATTTTAAGGTTATTACCTGCCACTTAGGAAACGGTTCCAGCTTGGCCGCTATCAAGGGCGGGAAATGTGTAGATACCTCGATGGGACTTACCCCCCTTGAAGGTTTAGTCATGGGAACCCGCTCAGGAGACCTGGACCCTGCAATTCTTCCCTTTATAATGAACAAGGAAAAACTTTCAGCCGATGAAATGAGCAATGTTTTAAACAAAAAATCCGGCGTTTTTGGTATTTCCGGTGTAAGCAGCGACTTCCGTGATATTGAAACCGCTGCAAAAGAAGGAAACAAGAGGGCTCAGCTTGCCTTAGATGTATTCTGCAACAGAGTTAGAAAATACATAGCTTCTTATGCCGCACAGCTCGGCGGAGTGGATGCTCTGGTATTTACAGCCGGTATAGGTGAAAACTCTATCGAGCTTAGAGAAAAAATCTGTCACGGTTTGGAATTCCTCGGTGTTGAACTCGATTCCGAGAAAAACAAGGTAAGAGGAAAACTTACTGATGCAAGCAAGGCCTCATCAAAGGTCAAGGTTCTTATTATTCCTACAAATGAAGAGCTTATGATTGCTAAGGATACGATGGCTTTGGTAAAATAA
- a CDS encoding co-chaperone GroES, translating into MKVKPLGDRVLVKPDAVETKTAGGIIIPDTAQEKTQRGVVVAVGDDKEKIKVSVGQKVIHDKYAGTQIQIDGVDHLILKSNDLVAVVE; encoded by the coding sequence ATGAAAGTTAAACCCTTAGGAGACAGAGTTTTAGTAAAACCGGATGCCGTAGAAACAAAAACTGCCGGCGGAATCATCATTCCCGACACAGCTCAAGAAAAAACACAAAGAGGTGTTGTTGTAGCTGTAGGTGACGACAAAGAAAAGATTAAGGTTTCAGTCGGTCAAAAAGTTATTCACGACAAATATGCCGGAACTCAAATTCAAATCGACGGTGTAGATCATTTGATTTTAAAATCAAATGATTTGGTTGCTGTTGTAGAATAA
- a CDS encoding sigma-70 family RNA polymerase sigma factor — translation MYNRTKNNYDAEMNSLATYLKEINQIPLLTAEEEIKYAKLAEKGDEDAKNMLVNSNLRFVVNVAKKYQNQGLPLMDLISEGNIGLMNAAERFDVSKGYKFISYAVWWIKQSILKAICEKSRMIRLPLNRANELVQIEKAKKEIDFSGNETKELNEIAGILNMDNSMVHTIMNAAREPISIDASVFDEPGSSSVNDFLQDETHQMPEDYAMDMSLRDEVNELLKNLDDREAEIIRYRFGLGGYAPLSLKEVGLIFNLTKERIRQIEKKALQQLKKPAEKQKLAVYVA, via the coding sequence ATGTATAACAGGACAAAAAATAATTATGACGCAGAAATGAACTCGTTGGCTACTTATTTAAAAGAAATCAATCAGATACCGCTTTTAACAGCTGAAGAAGAAATAAAATATGCTAAACTAGCCGAAAAAGGAGATGAAGATGCCAAAAACATGTTGGTAAATTCAAACCTACGCTTTGTTGTAAATGTAGCAAAAAAATATCAAAACCAGGGTCTTCCCCTTATGGATCTTATTAGTGAGGGCAATATAGGCTTGATGAATGCCGCCGAAAGATTTGATGTTTCAAAGGGTTATAAATTTATTTCTTACGCTGTTTGGTGGATTAAACAATCTATCTTAAAAGCTATTTGCGAAAAATCAAGGATGATACGCCTTCCCTTAAACAGGGCGAACGAGCTTGTTCAAATAGAAAAGGCTAAAAAAGAAATCGACTTTTCGGGAAACGAAACCAAGGAACTCAATGAGATTGCAGGTATCTTAAATATGGATAATTCTATGGTTCACACAATTATGAATGCTGCCAGAGAGCCTATTTCCATAGATGCTTCCGTTTTTGATGAGCCCGGAAGCTCCAGTGTAAACGACTTTTTACAGGACGAAACTCATCAGATGCCTGAAGACTACGCAATGGATATGAGCCTTAGAGATGAAGTAAACGAGCTTCTGAAAAACCTTGACGATAGGGAAGCGGAAATAATCCGTTATCGTTTTGGGCTTGGCGGTTATGCTCCTCTTTCGTTAAAAGAAGTAGGGCTTATCTTTAATCTTACAAAAGAAAGAATACGCCAGATTGAAAAAAAGGCCTTGCAGCAGCTTAAAAAGCCTGCCGAAAAACAAAAGCTTGCCGTTTACGTTGCGTAA
- a CDS encoding THUMP domain-containing class I SAM-dependent RNA methyltransferase: MNDFIALCAVGAEPVLTRELKILGFKPYNRLPGRVFFTSAETEPLLAFFKANYFLRTADRVFMLINTAKAENFDALFDLVFSIDWHNYFPRDARITIDKVRTYKSKLSSEHAVQSIVHKAVCDKLCKKWNMHSLPETGTRFMIRIYIENNNVYVCLDLSGEPLYRRGYRLSGGAAPMRETLAAVLIQLMQWKRKIPLHDAFCGSGTIPIEAAWYAYNIPPGIARHFAFENFICFEKEKIEAVLKEEKERAASEVRTDCLARITGSDISEEAVSLSKANAERACIIAGRELHAAGITHHIERPDFIQSDFSELEAPYDSGILLSNPPYGERLGSEEEAFELYKRMAEIPQHFPDWKLGFITSKKEFEKIFCKQNKDAVLKKHSLRGGNMETVLYITE; the protein is encoded by the coding sequence ATGAATGATTTTATTGCACTATGCGCCGTAGGTGCAGAACCTGTACTTACAAGGGAATTAAAAATTTTAGGTTTTAAGCCTTACAATAGGTTACCAGGAAGGGTATTTTTTACTTCAGCCGAAACCGAGCCTCTTTTAGCTTTTTTTAAGGCAAATTATTTTTTACGCACAGCCGACAGGGTTTTTATGCTTATAAATACCGCAAAGGCCGAAAATTTTGATGCTCTATTTGATTTGGTCTTTTCGATAGACTGGCATAACTATTTTCCGCGTGATGCCCGAATTACAATCGACAAGGTGCGTACCTATAAGTCCAAGCTTTCTTCGGAACATGCTGTTCAATCTATCGTCCACAAGGCTGTCTGCGACAAGTTGTGCAAAAAATGGAATATGCATTCCCTGCCCGAAACAGGAACCCGCTTTATGATCCGCATTTACATAGAAAACAACAATGTCTATGTCTGTCTGGACTTATCGGGGGAACCTCTTTATAGAAGGGGCTATCGTTTAAGCGGAGGAGCCGCCCCCATGAGGGAAACATTGGCAGCCGTACTAATTCAGCTCATGCAATGGAAAAGAAAGATTCCCCTCCACGATGCTTTTTGCGGCTCCGGGACTATCCCGATTGAAGCCGCCTGGTATGCCTATAATATTCCGCCCGGGATTGCCCGTCACTTTGCCTTTGAAAACTTTATTTGTTTTGAAAAAGAAAAAATAGAAGCCGTTTTAAAGGAAGAAAAAGAAAGGGCTGCCTCGGAGGTACGCACCGACTGTCTTGCAAGGATAACGGGCTCGGATATTTCGGAAGAAGCCGTCTCTCTTTCAAAGGCCAATGCCGAAAGGGCATGCATCATCGCAGGAAGGGAACTTCATGCAGCAGGCATTACCCATCACATAGAGCGTCCCGACTTTATTCAATCGGACTTTTCGGAACTGGAAGCCCCATACGACAGCGGCATCCTTTTATCGAATCCGCCCTACGGCGAAAGGCTCGGAAGCGAGGAAGAAGCCTTTGAGCTTTATAAACGAATGGCCGAAATACCTCAGCATTTCCCGGACTGGAAGCTGGGCTTTATCACAAGCAAAAAAGAATTCGAAAAAATATTCTGCAAGCAAAATAAGGATGCCGTCTTAAAAAAACACAGCCTGCGCGGCGGCAACATGGAAACCGTCTTGTACATTACTGAGTAA
- a CDS encoding TraB/GumN family protein translates to MKNLKKILTAALAFLLIFSFLVSCKTKDSNSQADGESKAVLIKHPERMFWEIKKGDASIYVLGTIHVADKDFYPLEDKILEAFDRADRLVSELGGKKEMETLQEKLQIRMLQHFNISPEKDLSNFLSEDEINVVIQELGTVAAPLFKFNPWILTIALNQVLYTKAGLDPQNGIDMHLLNRAGKKKIEALESIEEQLDLLSSGTFEEQLKALKETIKELQNTDKTIDLLTKLKKLYLENNSEELKDFIGSLLDMSDGISKDALLKDRNIVWAGKFEEYLNKGGTTFVFAGLAHFLGKDSVFELMRTKGILE, encoded by the coding sequence ATGAAGAACCTTAAAAAAATCTTGACAGCCGCTTTGGCTTTTTTGCTTATTTTTTCTTTTTTAGTCTCTTGTAAAACAAAGGATTCAAATTCGCAGGCTGACGGCGAATCGAAAGCCGTTTTAATAAAACATCCTGAAAGGATGTTTTGGGAAATAAAAAAAGGAGATGCTTCAATCTATGTTTTGGGTACAATCCATGTTGCAGACAAGGATTTTTATCCGTTGGAAGATAAGATACTGGAAGCCTTTGATAGGGCCGATAGACTGGTCAGTGAATTAGGCGGAAAAAAAGAAATGGAAACCTTGCAGGAAAAATTACAAATTAGGATGCTTCAACATTTTAATATTAGTCCCGAAAAAGATTTATCTAATTTTTTGTCCGAAGATGAAATAAACGTTGTTATACAAGAATTGGGAACCGTTGCTGCTCCTCTATTTAAATTTAATCCATGGATTCTTACAATCGCTTTAAATCAAGTACTGTATACAAAGGCCGGATTAGATCCTCAAAACGGTATAGATATGCATCTTTTAAACCGTGCCGGTAAGAAAAAAATTGAAGCCCTTGAAAGCATTGAAGAACAGCTGGATCTCTTATCTTCAGGAACTTTTGAAGAACAGTTAAAGGCTCTTAAAGAAACTATAAAAGAATTACAAAATACGGATAAAACTATTGACCTGCTTACAAAGCTAAAAAAACTTTATTTGGAAAACAATAGCGAGGAATTAAAAGATTTCATAGGTTCTCTTTTGGATATGAGCGACGGTATATCTAAAGATGCTCTTTTAAAAGATCGAAATATTGTTTGGGCTGGCAAATTTGAAGAATATCTTAATAAAGGCGGAACAACCTTTGTATTTGCAGGTCTTGCTCACTTTTTAGGAAAGGACAGCGTATTTGAGCTGATGAGAACAAAAGGAATTTTGGAATAG
- a CDS encoding C40 family peptidase, translating to MKKIFIFVLLSFFLNGCMTFGAQPPESPRLDFINAAYKYLKTPYKYAGTTKAGMDCSGFVYRAALDALEISVPRSTKGLADFAKRISDKEVQPGDLLFFYTVGNKVSHVGIYIGNGEFIHSASQGKHTGVIISSLDEKYWKNTYRFAGRILDPEDIF from the coding sequence ATGAAAAAAATATTTATTTTTGTTCTTTTAAGCTTTTTTTTAAACGGATGTATGACTTTTGGAGCTCAGCCGCCCGAATCTCCGCGTCTCGATTTTATAAATGCTGCATATAAATACCTAAAAACTCCATATAAATATGCAGGCACTACTAAGGCCGGAATGGATTGTTCAGGTTTTGTATATAGGGCAGCTCTTGACGCTCTCGAAATTAGCGTCCCCAGAAGCACAAAGGGGCTTGCAGACTTTGCTAAACGGATTTCAGACAAAGAAGTTCAACCCGGCGATCTTTTATTTTTCTATACTGTGGGAAACAAGGTATCACATGTAGGAATTTACATAGGGAACGGGGAATTCATCCATTCCGCTTCGCAGGGTAAACATACAGGCGTAATAATTTCTTCCCTTGATGAAAAATATTGGAAAAACACATACCGTTTTGCAGGCCGCATTTTGGATCCTGAAGATATTTTTTAG